The Skermanella pratensis genome has a window encoding:
- a CDS encoding AbrB family transcriptional regulator, whose protein sequence is MTHPPADRWRNAVRDLKPGLLALTLALGTAGGALFAYFQLPLAWMIGSMVFCTAAAMSGLPVHVPGGLRSAMIMILGIMLGSAFSPDILGRLGDWALSLTGLALYILTGGALGILFLRRVARYDPVTSFFTATPGGLNEMVIVGGAMGGDDRTISVAHSARVMLVVMVVPVWFQFFEGYSPATRGPLGPGLTEVPPVDLALLASCAVGALLGKWLRLPAYMLVGPMLLSAAIHLAGLTAGKPPGVMVGAAQIVVGAALGSRFSGVRLSRIAHTLAIASGLTLMLLAVTMVFSVALHWLTGIPLPALVLAFAPGGLAEMSLVALALGVDAAFVSTHHIVRIVLIVSLVPLVFRLYSHVTDRRLPKKGPGEPPPPPAGG, encoded by the coding sequence ATGACGCATCCTCCTGCCGACCGGTGGCGGAACGCGGTCCGCGACCTCAAGCCCGGCCTGCTCGCCCTGACCCTCGCGCTGGGGACCGCCGGCGGAGCCCTGTTCGCCTATTTCCAGCTGCCGCTGGCCTGGATGATCGGCTCCATGGTGTTCTGCACGGCGGCGGCCATGAGCGGCCTGCCGGTCCATGTGCCCGGCGGCCTGCGCTCCGCCATGATCATGATCCTGGGCATCATGCTGGGCAGCGCCTTCAGCCCCGACATCTTGGGCCGGCTGGGCGACTGGGCGCTCAGCCTGACCGGCCTTGCGCTCTACATCCTGACCGGCGGGGCATTGGGCATCCTGTTCCTGCGGCGGGTCGCCCGCTACGACCCGGTCACCTCCTTCTTCACCGCGACCCCGGGCGGGCTGAACGAGATGGTGATCGTCGGCGGGGCGATGGGCGGGGACGACCGCACCATCTCGGTCGCCCACAGCGCGCGGGTCATGCTGGTCGTCATGGTCGTCCCGGTGTGGTTCCAGTTCTTCGAGGGCTACAGCCCTGCCACCCGGGGACCGCTCGGGCCCGGCCTGACGGAGGTTCCGCCGGTCGACCTCGCCCTGCTGGCGTCCTGCGCCGTGGGGGCCCTCCTGGGGAAATGGCTCCGGCTGCCGGCCTACATGCTGGTCGGCCCGATGCTGCTGAGTGCCGCGATCCATCTGGCCGGACTGACCGCCGGCAAACCGCCGGGCGTGATGGTCGGCGCGGCGCAGATCGTCGTCGGCGCCGCGCTGGGCAGCCGCTTCTCCGGCGTCAGGCTCAGCCGGATCGCCCACACGCTGGCGATCGCCTCCGGCCTGACACTGATGCTGCTGGCCGTCACGATGGTGTTCTCCGTGGCGCTGCACTGGCTGACGGGGATACCGCTGCCGGCGCTCGTGCTGGCCTTCGCGCCGGGCGGGCTGGCCGAGATGAGCCTGGTGGCTCTGGCGCTCGGCGTCGATGCCGCCTTCGTCTCGACCCATCACATCGTCCGCATCGTCCTGATCGTGTCGCTGGTGCCGCTGGTCTTCCGCTTGTACAGCCATGTAACGGACCGCCGGCTGCCGAAGAAGGGGCCCGGAGAGCCTCCCCCGCCCCCTGCGGGCGGGTAG
- a CDS encoding succinylglutamate desuccinylase/aspartoacylase domain-containing protein: MTQTAYRIELTPPDITPYRAGNTGIDFVTTLDSGRSGPHVLVNALTHGNELCGPVALDFLFRQGVRPARGTLTLCFANTAAYQCFDPKRPGNSRFVDEDFNRIWSHEVLEGPRHSAELERARVLRPLYDTVDLLLDLHSMQNATAPLVLCGATDRGRDLAKAVGAPEWVVRDSGHASGRRLLDYAPFVDPAGRKTALLAECGQHWAASSAGVAVEVTLRFLLATGTVTPEFAAPHLPPAPPPPQKVIEITEAVTMAGSDFLYEADYVGMEIIERAGTLIAHDDDREIRTPHDNCVLIMPSRRLRRGQTAVRLGRIVS, from the coding sequence TTGACCCAGACCGCCTATCGGATCGAACTGACGCCGCCGGACATCACACCTTATCGTGCCGGCAATACCGGCATCGACTTCGTGACGACGCTGGACAGCGGCAGGAGCGGTCCGCACGTGCTGGTGAACGCGCTGACCCATGGCAACGAACTCTGCGGCCCGGTCGCGCTGGACTTCCTGTTCCGCCAGGGCGTACGGCCGGCCCGGGGCACCCTGACCCTGTGCTTCGCCAATACGGCGGCCTACCAGTGCTTCGATCCGAAGCGGCCGGGCAACTCGCGCTTCGTCGACGAGGATTTCAACCGGATCTGGTCGCATGAGGTGCTTGAGGGACCGCGCCACTCCGCCGAACTGGAGCGTGCCCGCGTCCTGCGACCGCTCTACGACACGGTCGACCTGCTGCTGGACCTGCATTCCATGCAGAACGCGACCGCTCCCCTGGTGCTGTGCGGCGCCACCGACCGCGGGCGGGACTTGGCGAAGGCGGTCGGCGCGCCGGAGTGGGTGGTGAGGGATTCGGGACATGCCTCCGGGCGGCGCCTGCTGGACTACGCCCCGTTCGTCGATCCCGCCGGCCGGAAGACCGCGTTGCTGGCGGAATGCGGGCAGCACTGGGCGGCATCGTCGGCCGGGGTGGCGGTCGAGGTGACGCTCCGCTTCCTGCTCGCGACCGGGACCGTCACGCCGGAGTTCGCCGCCCCCCATCTGCCGCCGGCACCGCCGCCGCCCCAGAAGGTGATCGAGATCACCGAAGCGGTCACGATGGCCGGGAGCGACTTCCTGTACGAGGCCGACTATGTCGGAATGGAGATCATCGAACGCGCGGGAACCCTGATCGCGCACGACGACGACCGGGAAATCCGCACGCCCCACGACAACTGCGTCCTGATCATGCCGTCCCGCCGGCTGCGCCGGGGACAGACGGCGGTCCGGCTCGGCCGAATCGTCTCCTGA
- a CDS encoding N-formylglutamate amidohydrolase encodes MSFVIEDVLVRDDPVGQAVPLVLDSPHSGSVYPRDFNFVCPLLALRQAEDTYVDELVSAAPEAGATLIAALFPRSYIDVNRAIDDIEPELLDGPWPEPLSPSDKSKAGMGLIRRLCKPGIPMYDGRLPVPHVAERIDRYYRAYHEQVAGAIDRAYARFGTVYHLNCHSMPTFGRDPATRADFVLGDRDGTTCEPDFTRYVAAFLTSLGYRVRINDPYKGVELVRRYSDPKRGLHSLQFEIHRGLYMNEETLEKNEGFGRLQSHLTMLIRHLAAYAGDAVKLDAAE; translated from the coding sequence ATGAGCTTTGTGATCGAAGATGTGCTGGTGCGGGATGATCCGGTCGGGCAAGCGGTCCCGCTTGTTCTCGACTCGCCCCATAGTGGATCCGTCTATCCCCGGGATTTCAATTTCGTCTGTCCGTTATTGGCTCTCCGTCAGGCGGAGGACACCTATGTGGACGAGCTGGTCTCAGCCGCGCCGGAAGCCGGGGCCACCCTGATCGCCGCACTTTTCCCGCGCAGCTACATCGACGTGAACCGGGCCATCGACGACATCGAGCCGGAACTGCTCGACGGGCCGTGGCCCGAGCCGCTTAGCCCGAGCGACAAGAGCAAAGCCGGCATGGGACTGATCCGGCGCCTGTGCAAGCCCGGCATTCCCATGTATGACGGCCGCCTTCCGGTCCCCCACGTGGCGGAAAGGATCGACCGCTACTACCGCGCCTACCACGAGCAGGTCGCCGGTGCGATCGACCGGGCCTATGCCCGCTTCGGCACGGTCTATCACCTGAACTGCCACTCGATGCCGACCTTCGGCCGCGATCCGGCCACGCGGGCCGACTTCGTCCTGGGGGACCGGGACGGCACCACCTGCGAACCGGATTTCACCCGATATGTCGCCGCGTTCCTGACCAGCCTGGGTTACAGGGTCAGGATAAACGATCCCTACAAGGGAGTCGAACTGGTGCGGCGCTATTCCGACCCGAAGCGCGGCCTGCACAGCCTGCAGTTCGAAATCCACCGCGGCCTCTACATGAACGAGGAGACGCTGGAGAAGAACGAGGGCTTCGGCCGCCTGCAATCCCATCTGACCATGCTGATCCGGCATCTCGCCGCCTATGCCGGCGACGCGGTCAAGCTGGATGCCGCCGAGTAG
- a CDS encoding NAD kinase, protein MPEGHPTIAFVAADTNEARNAQVRLAHRYGNTPLDHTDTVVALGGDGFLLETLHQTLKRPIPVYGMNRGSVGFLLNEFSEENLVDRVARAQKVTLHPLRMIAIRENGERTEGLAINEVALLRETRQAAKLRITVDGVVRLPELICDGCLVATPAGSTAYNLSAHGPILPLGSSILALTPISAFRPRRWRGALLPQSARIVFDVLECSKRPVSAVGDFTEVREVIRVEVHEDRDVSLTLLFDPEHNLEERILKEQFAP, encoded by the coding sequence ATGCCCGAGGGACATCCGACGATCGCGTTCGTCGCCGCCGACACGAACGAGGCGCGAAACGCACAGGTGCGGCTGGCGCATCGCTACGGGAACACGCCGCTCGACCATACGGACACGGTCGTGGCGCTCGGCGGCGACGGCTTCCTGCTGGAGACGCTGCACCAGACGCTGAAGCGGCCGATTCCGGTCTATGGCATGAATCGCGGTTCGGTCGGGTTCCTGCTGAACGAGTTCAGCGAGGAGAACCTTGTGGACCGGGTTGCCCGCGCGCAGAAGGTTACGCTCCATCCCTTGCGCATGATCGCGATCCGGGAAAACGGCGAGCGGACCGAGGGCCTCGCCATCAACGAGGTGGCCTTGCTGCGCGAGACCCGGCAGGCGGCGAAGCTCCGGATCACCGTGGACGGCGTCGTCCGCCTGCCGGAGCTGATCTGCGACGGCTGCCTCGTCGCCACGCCGGCCGGAAGCACCGCGTACAACCTGTCCGCCCACGGCCCGATCCTGCCCTTGGGATCGAGCATCCTGGCCCTGACGCCGATCAGCGCTTTCCGCCCGCGCCGCTGGCGCGGGGCGCTGCTGCCCCAGTCGGCGCGCATCGTGTTCGACGTGCTGGAATGCTCCAAGCGCCCGGTCAGCGCGGTCGGCGACTTCACCGAGGTGCGCGAGGTGATCCGCGTCGAGGTCCACGAGGACCGTGACGTCTCGCTGACCCTGCTGTTCGACCCGGAGCACAATCTGGAAGAGCGCATCCTGAAGGAGCAGTTCGCTCCCTGA
- the moaA gene encoding GTP 3',8-cyclase MoaA, with protein sequence MSSTVFPSAANDSPLPSPIIDPFGRSVSYLRVSVTDRCDFRCVYCMAEDMTFLPKAEVLTLEELDRICSAFVGLGVSKLRLTGGEPLVRKGIMNLIRSLGRHLGTGALKELTLTTNGSQLERYATELYEAGVRRINVSIDTLDPHKFEAITRWGKLDKVLAGLKAAREAGLAVKINCVALKGVNDDEFHRLVAWCGDEGFDLTFIEVMPMGDIGGEARLDQYLPLSMVRSRIAERWTLNEIDYTTGGPARYVEVRETGRRIGFITPLTHNFCESCNRVRLTCTGTLYMCLGQEDAADLRAPVRMSDDDALLLERIREAISRKPKGHDFVIDRRSKAAPVPRHMSVTGG encoded by the coding sequence ATGAGCAGCACAGTATTTCCGTCAGCGGCCAACGACTCCCCCCTGCCGTCCCCGATCATCGACCCGTTCGGCCGTTCCGTCAGCTATCTTCGCGTCTCGGTCACGGATCGCTGCGATTTCCGGTGCGTCTACTGCATGGCGGAGGACATGACCTTCCTGCCGAAGGCGGAGGTCCTTACCTTGGAGGAGCTGGACAGGATCTGCAGCGCCTTCGTGGGACTGGGCGTCTCCAAGCTCCGCCTGACCGGCGGCGAGCCGCTGGTGCGCAAGGGCATCATGAACCTGATCCGGTCGCTCGGCCGGCATCTCGGCACCGGCGCCCTGAAGGAGCTGACGCTGACGACCAACGGCAGCCAGCTGGAGCGCTACGCGACCGAGCTGTACGAGGCCGGCGTCCGCCGGATCAATGTCAGCATCGACACCCTCGATCCCCACAAGTTCGAGGCGATCACCCGCTGGGGCAAGCTCGACAAGGTGCTGGCCGGCCTCAAGGCCGCCCGCGAGGCGGGGCTTGCCGTCAAGATCAACTGCGTCGCCCTGAAGGGCGTCAACGACGACGAGTTCCACCGGCTGGTCGCCTGGTGCGGCGACGAAGGCTTCGACCTGACCTTCATCGAGGTGATGCCGATGGGCGACATCGGCGGCGAGGCCCGGCTGGACCAGTACCTGCCGCTCTCGATGGTCCGCTCCAGGATCGCCGAGCGCTGGACCCTGAACGAGATCGATTACACCACCGGCGGCCCCGCCCGCTACGTCGAGGTGCGCGAGACCGGGCGCCGCATCGGCTTCATCACTCCGCTGACCCACAACTTCTGCGAAAGCTGCAACCGGGTCCGCCTGACCTGCACCGGCACCCTGTACATGTGCCTGGGCCAGGAGGATGCCGCCGACCTGCGCGCCCCCGTCCGCATGAGCGACGACGACGCGCTGCTGTTGGAGCGCATCCGCGAGGCGATCTCGCGAAAGCCGAAGGGACATGACTTCGTCATCGACCGCCGCAGCAAGGCGGCGCCCGTGCCGCGACACATGAGCGTGACGGGCGGTTGA
- a CDS encoding AsmA family protein has protein sequence MRKFLIGLALVAVVLVAVVVAVPFLVPVEQYKGRIEAEVAQRTGREFRIQGPMSLSLLPTLAIEMNDVSFAGPPGARTPEMVRLGRLELELKPWPLLRGEVQVDTLVLREPRIALEVDAQGRPNWVLDQPPAADQPEPAPEGPGDGQEQAAGLPDLRFGEVELVDGQVSYFDARTQALHEVTDVDATLVAPDLAQPADLKGRLVFRDRPVTVETRIDQPRVLIETGASRLAAAVNGGLLSIRFDGALERAAAGPGATGTLDLRVPELRQLAIWATGKDPGDLPVQSASVAGGLAANGDRIALTGGTYKAGDMEATGNVAVALAGARPKIEGVLSVARLNLDRYLNQPGAAGSPAPPQPAPAAPAPAPSPAGDAGWSTRPIDFSALRTIDADLKVALAGLTVKGVDVGASDMALTLDGGKLRTVLGETALFDGTVSGQVNADASAAVPALALDLRVNGVQAEPVLSRFADFNRLAGTARAVASLKTTGASERAMVEGLNGQGSVTFTDGAIKGINLAAMVRNATAAFQGQPVGNEPQQTDFAELGGNFTVQNGVVRNDDLRLLAPLLRLDGRGTVALPPKTIDYRLQPRLVGTIEGQGGTRDITGIAVPVLVRGSLTDPSFAPDLAGLAEEALRNPEAIREQVEALRGKKPDEAVKGLIEGLTGGQNAAPGQGSSNPAQQLRGLFGR, from the coding sequence ATGAGAAAGTTCCTGATCGGCCTTGCGCTGGTTGCCGTCGTCCTGGTGGCGGTGGTGGTCGCCGTGCCGTTCCTCGTTCCGGTGGAACAGTACAAGGGACGCATAGAGGCCGAGGTCGCCCAGCGTACCGGCCGCGAGTTCCGGATCCAGGGGCCGATGTCGCTCTCCCTGCTGCCCACCCTGGCAATCGAGATGAACGACGTCTCGTTCGCCGGCCCGCCGGGCGCACGGACGCCGGAGATGGTCCGCCTCGGCCGGCTCGAACTTGAATTGAAGCCGTGGCCGCTGCTGCGGGGGGAGGTCCAGGTCGACACGCTGGTCCTGCGGGAGCCGAGGATCGCCCTCGAAGTGGATGCCCAGGGCCGCCCCAACTGGGTGCTCGACCAGCCCCCGGCGGCGGATCAACCGGAGCCAGCGCCGGAAGGGCCGGGCGACGGGCAGGAGCAGGCCGCCGGATTGCCCGACCTCCGGTTCGGCGAGGTCGAGCTGGTGGACGGTCAGGTCAGCTACTTCGACGCCCGTACCCAGGCGCTGCACGAGGTCACCGACGTCGATGCCACCCTTGTGGCGCCCGACCTCGCCCAGCCGGCCGACCTCAAGGGCCGTCTGGTCTTTCGCGACCGGCCCGTGACGGTCGAGACCCGCATCGACCAGCCGCGGGTCCTGATCGAGACCGGTGCCTCCAGGTTGGCGGCGGCGGTCAACGGCGGCCTGCTGTCGATCCGGTTCGACGGTGCGCTGGAGCGGGCCGCGGCGGGACCCGGCGCTACCGGCACGCTGGATCTCCGTGTGCCGGAACTGCGCCAGCTTGCCATCTGGGCGACCGGAAAGGACCCGGGCGACCTTCCTGTCCAGTCGGCTTCGGTGGCCGGCGGGCTGGCGGCGAACGGCGACCGCATCGCCCTGACCGGCGGCACCTACAAGGCGGGTGACATGGAGGCGACCGGCAACGTCGCGGTCGCGCTTGCGGGAGCGCGTCCGAAGATCGAGGGCGTGCTGAGCGTGGCCCGGCTCAACCTGGACCGTTATCTGAATCAGCCCGGTGCCGCCGGGAGCCCGGCGCCCCCGCAGCCGGCTCCGGCGGCACCGGCTCCGGCGCCCTCTCCCGCCGGGGACGCGGGGTGGAGCACCCGTCCGATCGACTTCAGCGCCCTGCGCACGATAGACGCCGACCTCAAGGTTGCCCTGGCCGGGCTGACCGTGAAGGGAGTCGATGTCGGGGCTTCGGACATGGCGCTGACGCTGGACGGCGGGAAACTCAGGACCGTGCTGGGCGAGACCGCCCTGTTCGACGGAACGGTATCCGGCCAGGTGAACGCCGACGCCTCCGCCGCGGTGCCCGCGCTGGCGCTCGATCTCCGTGTCAACGGCGTCCAGGCGGAGCCGGTACTGTCCCGGTTCGCCGATTTCAACCGGCTGGCCGGGACCGCTCGGGCCGTCGCCTCGCTGAAGACGACCGGCGCGAGCGAACGGGCCATGGTCGAAGGGCTCAACGGACAGGGTTCGGTCACCTTCACCGACGGCGCGATCAAGGGCATCAACCTGGCCGCCATGGTGCGGAACGCGACCGCCGCCTTCCAAGGCCAGCCGGTCGGGAACGAGCCGCAGCAGACCGACTTCGCCGAACTGGGAGGCAACTTCACCGTCCAGAACGGCGTGGTGCGGAACGACGACCTCCGCCTGCTGGCGCCGCTGCTCCGGCTGGATGGCCGCGGCACCGTGGCGCTGCCGCCGAAGACGATCGACTACCGGCTGCAGCCGCGGCTGGTCGGGACGATCGAGGGGCAGGGCGGCACCCGCGACATTACCGGCATCGCGGTGCCCGTCCTGGTGCGCGGCAGCCTGACCGACCCGAGCTTCGCGCCCGATCTCGCCGGTCTCGCCGAGGAGGCGCTGCGCAATCCCGAGGCGATCCGCGAGCAGGTCGAGGCCTTGCGGGGCAAGAAGCCGGACGAGGCGGTCAAGGGCCTTATCGAGGGGCTGACCGGCGGCCAGAACGCGGCTCCCGGCCAGGGATCGAGCAATCCGGCACAGCAGTTGCGGGGCCTGTTTGGTCGATGA
- a CDS encoding CidA/LrgA family protein — MIAAMMGLLACQLAGELLARLLNLPVPGPVLGTILLFLVLVARGRIPDTLRDVSRTLLANLSLLFVPAGVGIIQHLDRLRGEWLGIATAVFGSTVLTMVVAVLVFRGVSRLTGADAAASDEGRA; from the coding sequence ATGATTGCCGCCATGATGGGCCTGCTGGCCTGCCAACTGGCGGGTGAGCTGCTGGCCCGCCTGCTCAACCTTCCAGTACCGGGTCCCGTGCTCGGGACGATCCTGCTGTTCCTGGTCCTGGTGGCCCGGGGCCGGATTCCGGACACCCTGCGCGACGTTTCGAGAACCTTGCTGGCCAACCTGTCCCTGCTGTTCGTTCCGGCCGGGGTCGGCATCATCCAGCATCTCGACCGTCTGCGCGGCGAGTGGCTCGGGATCGCCACGGCGGTGTTCGGCAGCACCGTGCTGACCATGGTGGTCGCGGTTCTGGTCTTCCGCGGCGTCTCGCGCCTGACCGGGGCCGACGCGGCGGCATCGGACGAGGGGCGGGCATGA
- a CDS encoding LrgB family protein: MITDVIEPAIQDVWVYLTARPLVWLTVTIAAYLIGQWLFDRAGRRPLVNPVAIAVVLLVALLMVTGTDYQTYFDGAQFVHFLLGPATVALAVPLFQNFAQVRRAALPMLAALVAGSVTAILSAVGLAMLFGVSLETSRSLASKSVTMPIAMGITEQIGGIPSLTAVVVMITGIIGAMVVTPLMDLLRIGDWRARGFAVGVASHGIGTARAFQVNEIAGTFAGIAMALNGIATAIMVPLLIVLLD; this comes from the coding sequence ATGATCACGGACGTCATCGAACCGGCGATCCAGGATGTCTGGGTTTATCTGACCGCCCGCCCGCTGGTCTGGCTGACGGTGACCATCGCCGCCTATCTGATCGGCCAGTGGCTTTTCGATCGGGCCGGCCGCCGGCCGCTGGTCAATCCCGTCGCGATCGCGGTGGTCTTGCTGGTGGCGTTGCTGATGGTGACCGGGACGGATTACCAGACCTACTTCGACGGGGCCCAGTTCGTTCATTTCCTGCTGGGGCCGGCCACGGTGGCCCTCGCCGTGCCGCTGTTCCAGAACTTCGCCCAGGTTCGGCGCGCGGCCCTTCCGATGCTGGCGGCACTGGTGGCGGGGTCGGTCACGGCGATCCTGTCGGCGGTCGGCCTCGCGATGCTGTTCGGCGTCAGCCTGGAGACCTCGCGCTCGCTCGCCTCCAAGTCGGTCACCATGCCGATCGCCATGGGCATCACCGAGCAGATCGGCGGGATCCCGTCGCTGACAGCCGTCGTGGTGATGATCACGGGCATCATCGGGGCCATGGTCGTGACGCCCCTGATGGACCTGCTCCGGATTGGCGACTGGCGCGCGCGCGGCTTCGCGGTGGGTGTGGCGAGCCACGGGATCGGCACGGCCCGGGCCTTCCAGGTCAACGAGATCGCCGGCACCTTCGCCGGCATCGCCATGGCGCTCAACGGCATCGCGACCGCGATCATGGTCCCGCTGCTGATCGTCCTGCTCGACTGA
- a CDS encoding C-terminal binding protein, translating to MDTPQARNTAPPVAPLVVVLEGGFGSYDRERDVLRPFGATLVERSCRGDRDLLHGAIRLADAVLVRECPLDRAAFESMERCRIVVRYGVALDTIDLAAAAERRIPVANVPEFGVDEVSNHALGLLLSVARRIPARDRDVRSGRWNVARAEPMHRLAGGTLGLIGYGRIGAVFHRKAAPLGFARTLVHDPALGEAPEGTELVSLGQLCLEADVISLHASLAAGSRHLISRAMIGLMKPTTILLNTARGGLIDEAALVEALLERRLFGPGWTFSNGSRREPTTC from the coding sequence GTGGATACTCCGCAGGCCCGCAATACTGCGCCCCCCGTGGCGCCGCTGGTCGTCGTCCTGGAGGGCGGTTTCGGCAGCTATGACAGGGAACGTGACGTCCTGCGGCCGTTCGGCGCCACCCTGGTGGAGCGGTCCTGCCGCGGCGACCGGGATCTCCTGCACGGCGCGATTCGCCTGGCCGACGCGGTGCTGGTGCGCGAATGTCCGCTCGACCGCGCCGCCTTCGAGTCGATGGAAAGGTGCCGGATCGTCGTCCGCTACGGCGTGGCGCTCGACACGATCGACCTGGCTGCCGCGGCAGAGCGTCGCATTCCGGTCGCCAACGTGCCCGAGTTCGGGGTGGACGAAGTCAGCAACCATGCGCTCGGCCTGCTGCTGTCAGTGGCGCGGCGCATTCCGGCGCGCGACCGGGACGTGCGGTCCGGCCGGTGGAACGTGGCGCGGGCCGAGCCGATGCACCGGCTCGCCGGCGGCACGCTTGGGTTGATCGGCTATGGCAGGATCGGGGCTGTTTTTCATCGCAAGGCCGCCCCCCTGGGTTTCGCCCGGACGCTGGTCCACGATCCCGCCCTGGGGGAGGCGCCGGAAGGCACCGAACTGGTCTCGCTCGGCCAACTCTGCCTGGAAGCCGACGTGATCTCGCTGCATGCAAGCCTTGCAGCGGGGTCGCGCCACCTGATCAGCCGCGCCATGATCGGCCTGATGAAGCCCACCACCATCCTGCTCAACACGGCCCGCGGCGGCCTGATCGACGAGGCGGCGCTGGTCGAGGCCCTGTTGGAGCGCCGGCTGTTCGGGCCGGGCTGGACGTTTTCGAACGGGAGCCGCCGGGAGCCGACAACCTGCTGA
- a CDS encoding PHA/PHB synthase family protein — MADLRGDGASSDLEVVDHLMNAMMAQATGGVSPAAVMLAWMDWGLHLASSPAKQIALGQKAVSSIAHWGDYVAGAAAGRNPPPVAEPHGADRRFAAREWSFWPFNAMVQGFLLTEEWWDAATKGVSGVSRRHENQVNFMARQWLDRRAPSNFLPTNPEVLACTVLESGENLVRGARNLVEDIQRQIGGDPPVGTERYRVGRDIAATPGRVVFRNHLIELIRYDPATPQVRAEPLLIVPAWIMKYYILDLSPENSLVRYLVAQGHTVFMVSWRNPTEEDRELGMDAYRTDGVMAALDAIGGLLPGRRIHACGYCLGGTMLAIAASAMARDGDDRLASVTLLAAQTDFTEAGELTVFIDDSQIAYLEHMMWVRGFLDTTRMAGAFQLLRSTDLIWSRQVEQYLKGRREPANDLVAWNADQTRMPYRMHAEYLRSLFLENQLMGGRFLVDGRPVSLSDIRAPIFAVGTTRDHIAPWRSVYKINLPTDTTVTFVLTTGGHNAGIVSEPGHRGRGYQIATRRPEDRYVDPDAWVESAPRREGSWWPAWSGWLVEHGTPDAEPPPPVADGLGPAPGTYVFQK; from the coding sequence ATGGCGGACTTACGGGGCGATGGGGCGTCGAGCGACCTGGAAGTCGTCGATCACCTGATGAACGCGATGATGGCCCAGGCCACGGGAGGCGTATCGCCGGCCGCGGTGATGCTGGCCTGGATGGACTGGGGGCTTCATCTGGCCTCTTCGCCGGCCAAGCAGATCGCCCTCGGGCAGAAGGCCGTCAGCAGCATCGCGCACTGGGGCGACTATGTCGCCGGCGCCGCGGCCGGGCGCAACCCGCCGCCCGTCGCCGAGCCCCATGGGGCGGACCGGCGCTTTGCCGCCCGGGAATGGAGCTTCTGGCCGTTCAACGCCATGGTGCAGGGCTTCCTGCTGACCGAGGAGTGGTGGGACGCCGCCACGAAGGGCGTCTCGGGGGTCAGCCGGCGCCACGAGAACCAGGTGAACTTCATGGCGCGCCAGTGGCTGGACCGGCGCGCGCCGTCGAACTTCCTGCCGACCAACCCCGAGGTGCTGGCCTGCACCGTGCTCGAGTCGGGGGAAAACCTCGTCCGGGGAGCCCGCAATCTGGTCGAGGACATCCAGCGCCAGATCGGCGGCGATCCGCCGGTCGGGACGGAGCGCTACCGCGTCGGGCGCGACATCGCGGCGACGCCCGGCCGGGTGGTTTTCCGCAACCACCTGATCGAACTGATCCGGTACGATCCGGCGACGCCGCAGGTTCGGGCCGAGCCGCTGCTGATCGTGCCGGCCTGGATCATGAAGTACTACATCCTCGACCTGTCGCCCGAGAATTCGCTGGTCCGGTACCTGGTCGCGCAGGGGCATACCGTCTTCATGGTGTCCTGGCGCAATCCGACCGAGGAGGACCGTGAACTCGGAATGGACGCCTACCGCACCGACGGCGTCATGGCCGCGCTGGACGCGATCGGGGGACTCCTGCCGGGACGGCGCATCCATGCCTGCGGGTATTGCCTGGGCGGTACCATGCTCGCGATCGCCGCCTCGGCCATGGCGCGCGACGGCGACGACCGGCTCGCGTCGGTGACCCTGCTCGCCGCCCAGACCGACTTCACGGAAGCCGGCGAGCTGACCGTCTTCATCGACGACAGCCAGATTGCCTATCTGGAGCACATGATGTGGGTCCGGGGATTCCTGGACACCACGCGCATGGCAGGGGCGTTCCAGCTCCTGCGGTCCACCGACCTGATCTGGTCGCGCCAGGTGGAACAGTATCTCAAGGGCCGCCGGGAACCGGCCAACGACCTGGTCGCCTGGAACGCCGACCAGACCCGCATGCCTTACCGCATGCATGCGGAGTACCTGCGCAGCCTGTTCCTGGAGAACCAGCTGATGGGCGGCCGCTTCCTGGTAGACGGGCGGCCGGTATCGCTGAGCGACATCCGCGCCCCGATCTTCGCGGTCGGCACCACGCGCGACCACATCGCTCCCTGGCGGTCGGTCTACAAGATCAATCTGCCGACCGACACGACGGTGACCTTCGTGCTGACCACCGGCGGCCACAATGCCGGCATCGTCAGCGAACCGGGCCATCGCGGGCGCGGCTACCAGATCGCCACCCGGCGGCCGGAGGACCGCTACGTCGATCCCGACGCCTGGGTCGAGTCGGCGCCCCGCCGGGAAGGGTCCTGGTGGCCCGCCTGGTCCGGATGGCTGGTGGAGCACGGCACGCCCGACGCGGAACCTCCGCCCCCCGTGGCCGATGGGCTGGGACCCGCGCCGGGAACCTACGTCTTCCAGAAGTGA